In Perca fluviatilis chromosome 11, GENO_Pfluv_1.0, whole genome shotgun sequence, the following proteins share a genomic window:
- the c8a gene encoding complement component C8 alpha chain, with protein sequence METFIHLLLTLCTLHLSVNFSPVVNASRRSWTTADTSWAGLRRARAVNSPIPINCNVGSWSSWTPCNSCTDRKVRFRYIEKPSQFGGTECTGTLWDKQACPTVTTPCLVTDYCGESFTCRETGRCISESLRCNGESDCDDFSDEEGCEDVTRRDDKCSTILPIPGAKRGTQGYNVLTGDFVDHVLDPSYFGGACEYVYNGEWRKFIYDAFCENLHYNEDEKNYRKPYNYHTYRFVAQATSEGSHEYYEDTVSLLNARKTMSSSSAGVTVGIHVVEVGLGGSEESEFFENITKHKSQDLGFIRLWSKVETAHFKMRSNKLMLHEDFYISLMELPEQYDFGSYSHFFRTFGTHYVTEGIMGGTLEYVVVVNKTSMAKSNINSEEAGSCFGASLGLTHYFTETGTKSATLKVSEKDCKKTGTYDRGASSSSSVVEDIVTLVKGGVTHSSSGLLARNPDTYKNWGASLKYNPALIEYETMPIYELVRLSTAADHVGARLANLERGWDEYQQQFDSCRCAPCRHNGIPVLTGTSCTCICKSGFHGQACEETLRRDTKTDGSWSCWGAWSSCGSERKTRTRTCDNPAPDGGGATCLGSSFQTRRC encoded by the exons ATGGAgacatttattcatttactcCTGACTTTATGCACACTGCATCTGTCTGTCAATTTTAGCCCAGTTGTGAATGCATCCAGGAGGTCATGGACAACTGCTGATACCAG TTGGGCTGGGCTGAGGAGGGCCAGAGCTGTAAACAGCCCGATACCCATCAACTGTAATGTGGGGAGCTGGTCATCTTGGACTCCTTGTAACTCTTGCACAGACAGAAAG GTCCGTTTCCGATACATTGAGAAGCCCTCACAGTTTGGTGGCACAGAGTGCACTGGGACACTGTGGGATAAGCAGGCATGTCCAACAGTAACAACACCGTGTCTGGTGACAGATTACTGTGGAGAGAGCTTTACCTGCCGTGAAACAG GTCGCTGCATCAGCGAGTCCCTTCGCTGCAATGGAGAGTCAGACTGTGATGATTTCTCTGATGAAGAGGGCTGTGAAGACGTCACCCGGAGAGATGACAAGTGTTCCACCATACTCCCGATCCCTGGTGCTAAACGTGGCACTCAGGG CTACAACGTCTTGACTGGAGACTTTGTGGATCACGTACTTGACCCGAGTTACTTTGGAGGAGCGTGTGAATATGTCTATAATGGTGAATGGAGGAAATTTATCTATGACGCATTCTGCGAAAACCTGCACTATAATGAAGATGAGAAGAACTACAGGAAACCGTACAACTACCACACCTACCGCTTTGTG GCTCAAGCTACGTCTGAGGGCTCTCACGAATACTATGAAGATACGGTGAGCCTGCTGAATGCGAGGAAAACCATGAGTTCTTCCAGTGCCGGAGTCACAGTTGGGATCCATGTAGTGGAAGTGGGACTGGGTGGAAGTGAGGAATCTGAGTTTTTTGAGAACATAACAAAGCATAAAAGCCAG GACCTCGGGTTCATTAGGCTTTGGTCCAAAGTGGAGACAGCCCACTTCAAAATGAGAAGTAATAAGCTGATGCTTCATGAAGATTTCTACATTTCACTCATGGAGCTCCCTGAGCAGTACGACTTTGGGAGTTACTCCCACTTCTTCCGCACATTTGGCACCCACTATGTCACAGAGGGAATTATGGGAGGAACCCTTGAATATGTAGTGGTTGTCAACAAAACATCTATGGCGAAATCAA ATATTAACAGTGAAGAAGCTGGCAGCTGCTTTGGTGCCTCTTTGGGTTTAACCCATTACTTCACTGAAACAGGAACTAAATCAGCAACTCTCAAAGTTAGTGAGAAGGATTGCAAAAAAACAGGAACGTATGATAGAG gcgCGAGCTCTAGTTCATCTGTGGTTGAGGACATTGTTACTCTAGTGAAGGGGGGagtcacacacagcagcagtggCCTGTTGGCCAGGAACCCTGACACCTACAAAAACTGGGGAGCGAGCCTCAAATACAACCCAGCACTCATCGAATATGAG ACAATGCCAATTTATGAGCTAGTGCGCCTCAGCACAGCCGCTGACCATGTAGGTGCGAGACTGGCCAACTTGGAGAGAGGCTGGGATGAGTATCAGCAGCAGTTTGACTCCTGCCGCTGCGCCCCCTGCAGGCACAACGGCATCCCTGTCCTCACGGGTACCTCCTGTACGTGCATCTGTAAGTCAGGCTTCCATGGACAGGCCTGTGAAGAGACTCTCAGAAGAG ATACCAAGACAGATGGGTCGTGGTCGTGCTGGGGGGCCTGGTCTTCCTGTGGATCGGAGAGGAAGACTCGGACAAGAACCTGTGATAATCCTGCACCTGATGGGGGCGGAGCAACCTGCCTGGGCTCCTCCTTTCAGACTCGGCGCTGTTAA